Proteins from a single region of Mucilaginibacter daejeonensis:
- the kdsA gene encoding 3-deoxy-8-phosphooctulonate synthase translates to MTLFEQIKQRPFFILGPCVMESQDLLYTVAEQVARVRQKYNVPVVFKSSFDKANRTSASSSRGPGLEKGLEMMQKVKERFDLPLTTDIHESYQAAIAAEVVDILQIPAFLCRQTDLLVAAAETGKIVNVKKAQFLSGQDMYYPAQKVVEAGNDQVILTERGNMYGYNNLAVDFRNIYDMKKFGFPVCMDCTHSVQRPGGAGGKTGGDRTFVPMMALAAKAFGADGYFMEIHPDPDNALSDGPNMVRLHELDQVMEPLLDLR, encoded by the coding sequence ATGACCCTTTTTGAGCAAATAAAACAACGTCCATTTTTTATCTTAGGTCCGTGCGTAATGGAGAGCCAAGACCTCCTTTATACGGTGGCCGAGCAGGTGGCACGTGTACGGCAAAAGTATAACGTACCGGTAGTGTTCAAGTCCTCTTTTGATAAGGCCAACCGTACGTCGGCCAGTTCATCACGCGGACCGGGTTTGGAAAAGGGTTTAGAGATGATGCAAAAGGTAAAAGAACGCTTTGACCTGCCGCTCACTACAGATATACACGAAAGCTACCAGGCTGCTATTGCTGCGGAGGTAGTAGATATATTACAGATACCTGCCTTTTTGTGCCGGCAAACCGACCTGTTGGTGGCCGCAGCTGAAACAGGGAAGATCGTGAATGTGAAAAAGGCACAGTTCCTATCGGGGCAGGACATGTATTACCCTGCTCAAAAAGTAGTGGAAGCTGGTAATGACCAGGTGATCCTCACCGAACGCGGTAACATGTACGGCTACAACAACCTTGCTGTTGACTTCCGGAATATCTATGACATGAAGAAATTCGGTTTTCCGGTTTGTATGGATTGCACGCACTCGGTACAACGCCCGGGTGGCGCCGGTGGCAAGACCGGTGGCGACCGCACCTTTGTGCCGATGATGGCCCTTGCGGCTAAAGCATTTGGAGCCGACGGCTATTTTATGGAAATACACCCTGACCCTGATAACGCGCTGAGCGACGGACCAAATATGGTTCGTTTGCATGAGCTTGATCAGGTAATGGAACCTTTGCTTGACCTACGTTGA
- a CDS encoding KpsF/GutQ family sugar-phosphate isomerase has protein sequence MKDIAARVFADEIASLQEAAELIDDRFTQAVQAVLNSNGKLIITGAGKSGLIGKKIAATLASTGTSSFFMHPTEAFHGDLGMVGKNDLVLLISYSGETDEVIKIIPFLKWNGNITISMTGEPNSTIAKNTDIHLNVHISHEACPLKLAPTSSTTATLVMGDALAVALMEARQFQPEDFARFHPGGSLGRKLLVRVKDMMRTEALPFVRDDISFTELLLRMSEGRLGMVIVGDPDHVQGVVTDGDLRRALIRDADTSKQTVHTMMSTAPAIIDENELIHEADELMMTRKITTILVGSPEQRTVKGIYQIYTR, from the coding sequence ATGAAAGACATCGCTGCACGAGTATTTGCCGACGAGATAGCCTCCTTACAAGAGGCCGCCGAATTGATAGATGACCGTTTTACACAGGCGGTACAAGCGGTGCTGAACAGCAATGGCAAGCTGATCATCACCGGTGCAGGCAAATCAGGACTGATCGGTAAAAAGATAGCGGCCACACTGGCCAGTACAGGTACGTCAAGTTTTTTCATGCACCCTACCGAAGCCTTTCATGGCGATCTGGGTATGGTGGGCAAGAACGACCTGGTGCTGCTCATCTCCTACTCCGGCGAAACCGACGAAGTGATCAAGATCATTCCATTTCTCAAATGGAACGGTAATATCACGATAAGCATGACCGGAGAACCAAATTCTACAATAGCCAAGAACACCGATATCCACTTGAATGTGCACATCAGCCATGAGGCGTGCCCACTTAAACTCGCTCCTACATCATCTACCACAGCTACGCTGGTAATGGGCGATGCCCTGGCCGTAGCGCTTATGGAGGCACGTCAGTTCCAGCCGGAAGATTTTGCCCGCTTCCACCCCGGTGGTAGCTTGGGTCGCAAATTGTTGGTAAGGGTAAAGGATATGATGCGTACCGAAGCATTGCCATTTGTTAGAGACGATATATCGTTCACGGAATTGCTTTTACGCATGTCAGAAGGACGGTTAGGCATGGTGATAGTAGGTGATCCTGACCACGTACAAGGCGTGGTGACGGATGGTGACCTGCGCAGGGCATTGATACGCGACGCCGATACCAGTAAGCAGACCGTTCATACCATGATGAGCACCGCCCCTGCGATCATTGATGAAAATGAACTTATTCATGAAGCTGATGAGCTGATGATGACCCGCAAGATCACCACTATATTAGTGGGGTCACCTGAACAGCGCACCGTTAAAGGAATATACCAGATCTACACTCGTTGA
- a CDS encoding DUF3140 domain-containing protein, giving the protein MEKHLSDDDKKEVYTEFKDMVNMSASVLKKWLDTDESKKVGYDSGDGESVGHKSGEKIIKILEKKKSELTEGDYKHMQKVVGYIKRHTAQKPSGDVSDTNWNYSLKNWGYDDSKK; this is encoded by the coding sequence ATGGAAAAGCATTTGAGTGACGATGATAAAAAAGAGGTATACACCGAGTTCAAGGACATGGTCAACATGTCGGCATCGGTACTAAAAAAATGGTTGGATACCGATGAATCAAAAAAAGTTGGCTACGACAGCGGTGACGGAGAATCAGTTGGCCACAAGTCGGGCGAAAAGATCATCAAGATATTAGAGAAGAAGAAAAGCGAGCTTACAGAGGGCGACTATAAACACATGCAAAAGGTAGTAGGCTATATAAAAAGACACACCGCCCAAAAGCCTTCAGGCGATGTGTCTGATACTAATTGGAACTATTCCCTCAAAAACTGGGGATATGATGATTCCAAAAAATAA
- a CDS encoding NAD-dependent succinate-semialdehyde dehydrogenase, whose translation MSITSVDPSNGSTIKTYEAHTPEQVTQIIEETHQAWTSWRTTDHGHRSALLHNLSKVLDQRKAELAKLMASEMGKPITQGVAEVEKCAAVCSYYADHAADHLKDQLIETEATKSYATFQPIGVVLAIMPWNFPFWQVFRFLAPALAAGNCGVLKHASNVPGCALVIEEMVQQAGFPDNVFRTLMVGSAAVDAVIEHPLVKAVTLTGSTGAGQKVAQKAGSVIKKTVLELGGSDAYIVLEDADLESAATTCTDSRLINGGQSCIAAKRFIVMETIAERFTQLMLEKMRAKKMGAPDQEDTDIGPQARQELRDELHDQVQRSIDAGAKCILGGSIPEGPGAYYPPTILANVKKGMAAFDEELFGPVAAIITAKDEAEAIALANDSVFGLGGAVFTQDLERGERIAATQLEAGSCFVNSLVKSDPRLPFGGIKQSGYGRELGIFGIHEFVNIKTVYVK comes from the coding sequence ATGTCAATTACATCTGTCGATCCATCTAATGGATCAACTATCAAAACATATGAAGCTCATACTCCTGAGCAGGTGACCCAGATCATTGAAGAAACACATCAGGCATGGACCTCCTGGAGAACGACCGATCATGGTCACCGTTCAGCGTTGCTTCATAATCTATCCAAGGTGCTTGATCAACGAAAGGCTGAATTGGCCAAACTGATGGCCAGCGAAATGGGCAAGCCTATAACGCAAGGTGTTGCCGAGGTGGAAAAGTGCGCTGCGGTATGCAGTTATTACGCTGACCACGCTGCCGACCACCTGAAAGACCAACTCATTGAAACGGAAGCGACCAAGAGCTATGCCACCTTCCAGCCCATCGGCGTGGTACTGGCCATCATGCCATGGAACTTTCCATTTTGGCAGGTGTTCCGTTTTCTGGCCCCCGCATTGGCGGCCGGCAACTGTGGCGTGCTCAAACATGCCTCTAATGTGCCGGGCTGTGCACTGGTTATCGAGGAAATGGTACAGCAGGCCGGTTTCCCTGATAACGTGTTCCGTACACTGATGGTTGGCAGTGCTGCTGTGGACGCCGTTATAGAGCATCCACTGGTCAAAGCCGTCACGCTCACAGGCAGCACGGGTGCAGGTCAAAAGGTGGCACAAAAGGCTGGTTCGGTCATTAAAAAAACGGTGTTGGAACTCGGTGGCAGTGATGCTTACATCGTATTAGAGGATGCTGATCTAGAATCAGCGGCCACCACTTGTACGGATAGCCGGCTGATCAATGGCGGCCAAAGCTGCATAGCGGCTAAGCGATTCATTGTGATGGAGACTATTGCCGAGCGTTTCACCCAGTTGATGCTGGAAAAAATGCGAGCTAAAAAAATGGGCGCTCCTGACCAGGAGGACACCGACATCGGCCCTCAAGCAAGGCAGGAATTGCGAGATGAGCTTCATGATCAAGTGCAACGTTCCATAGATGCCGGGGCGAAATGTATCTTAGGCGGCTCCATTCCTGAAGGTCCCGGCGCTTACTATCCTCCTACGATACTTGCCAACGTCAAAAAAGGAATGGCTGCTTTTGACGAGGAGCTATTCGGCCCCGTGGCAGCCATCATTACCGCTAAGGACGAAGCGGAAGCTATCGCTTTAGCCAATGACAGTGTATTTGGCTTAGGCGGCGCCGTATTCACCCAAGACCTTGAACGTGGCGAACGTATAGCGGCCACTCAATTGGAGGCTGGCTCTTGCTTCGTGAATTCGCTGGTCAAGTCGGACCCTCGGCTACCATTTGGTGGCATTAAACAATCGGGTTACGGCCGCGAGTTGGGCATCTTCGGCATCCACGAATTCGTGAACATCAAAACTGTTTACGTTAAATAG
- the mnmA gene encoding tRNA 2-thiouridine(34) synthase MnmA, translating into MSKHGRILVAMSGGVDSSVASIMLHEQGYEVIGLTMKTWDYASSGGSSKETGCCSLDSINDARALAVGYGFPHYILDIRNEFGNYVIDNFVDEYLAGRTPNPCVLCNTHIKWDALLKRADKLDCEFIATGHYANIRLQDNGRYVVSKGRDENKDQSYVLWGVSQQNLARTKFPLGSFTKAEIRQMALDMGQVELAGKSESYEICFVPDNDYRAFLRHKVEDLDQRVGPGNFVLTDGKVVGKHQGYPFYTIGQRKGLGIALGQPMFVTQINPHNNTVVLGTAEELQRKEAWVRDLNLIKYETITEPLEAVTKIRYKDAGAESSIVQMGEHMKVDFHHHVSGIAPGQSAVFYEGSDLLGGGFLI; encoded by the coding sequence ATGAGTAAGCACGGTAGAATATTGGTGGCCATGAGTGGCGGTGTAGACAGTTCTGTAGCCTCGATCATGCTACATGAACAGGGCTATGAGGTCATTGGCCTTACCATGAAGACCTGGGACTACGCCTCCTCAGGCGGTAGCTCTAAGGAGACCGGTTGCTGCAGCCTGGACAGCATCAATGACGCCCGTGCACTGGCTGTTGGTTACGGCTTCCCACATTATATACTGGATATCCGTAACGAATTCGGCAATTACGTCATCGATAACTTTGTTGATGAATATCTGGCCGGCCGTACGCCTAATCCTTGCGTATTGTGTAACACCCACATCAAATGGGACGCGTTACTTAAACGTGCCGATAAGCTTGACTGCGAATTCATTGCTACTGGCCACTACGCCAACATCCGCTTGCAGGATAATGGTCGTTATGTGGTATCTAAAGGCCGCGATGAGAACAAAGACCAATCCTACGTGCTGTGGGGCGTATCGCAACAGAATCTTGCACGTACCAAATTTCCGTTAGGTAGCTTTACCAAGGCCGAGATACGCCAAATGGCGTTGGACATGGGTCAGGTAGAACTGGCTGGCAAGAGCGAGAGTTACGAGATATGCTTTGTGCCCGATAACGACTATCGTGCCTTTTTGCGCCATAAAGTAGAAGACCTTGACCAACGTGTAGGCCCTGGTAATTTTGTGCTGACCGATGGCAAAGTAGTAGGTAAGCATCAAGGTTATCCTTTTTACACGATTGGTCAACGTAAGGGTTTGGGTATAGCGTTAGGTCAGCCCATGTTCGTAACGCAGATCAACCCACATAACAATACAGTGGTTTTAGGCACGGCCGAAGAATTGCAACGCAAAGAAGCTTGGGTACGTGACCTCAACCTGATCAAATACGAGACCATCACAGAGCCTTTGGAAGCAGTGACCAAGATCCGTTATAAAGATGCCGGTGCCGAAAGCAGCATCGTACAAATGGGCGAGCATATGAAGGTGGATTTTCATCACCATGTATCGGGCATCGCGCCTGGTCAGTCGGCTGTATTTTACGAAGGCAGCGACCTGTTAGGTGGCGGCTTTTTGATCTGA
- the topA gene encoding type I DNA topoisomerase yields MAKNLLIVESPAKAKTIEGYLGKDFTVKSSYGHIRDLVKSEDAIDIPNNFKQRYEVPADKKQVVSELKKLAKEAEMVWLASDEDREGEAISWHLFETLGLKNDKTKRIVFHEITKPAILKAIDNPRTIDYNLVNAQQARRVLDRLVGFELSPVLWKKVKPSLSAGRVQSVAVRLIVEREREINKFTAEAAFRVVAIFGKGRDAFKAELPERFSKEEDAQKFLQDCVDAAFTVKSLDTRPTKRSPAAPFTTSTLQQEASRKLGFSVSRTMSVAQRLYESGKITYMRTDSVNLSDMALNAAQQQITSAYGEKYHQLRKYKTKSASAQEAHEAIRPTYFNEHTIDGESAEKRLYELIWKRAIASQMSEAQFEKTTAKIDISTRKEDLVANGEVMKFDGFLKVYLESNDDEEDNTQDGDNAILPPLTQGQVLSLQEMTATERYSRPPARYTEASLVKKLEELGIGRPSTYAPTISTVQNRGYVVKEDREGKQRNFRVLTLKDKAIRQEQKTENTGAERGKLFPTDIGAVVNDFLVQHFNGIVDFHFTAKVEKQFDEIAQGLTEWTQMLNSFYHPFHEGVESTIQTAEKARGERELGVHPESGKKISVRIGRFGPFVQIGDTDTESEEKPQYASLRTGQMIETITLEEALELFKLPKKVGIFEEKDMTVAIGKFGPYIRHNSAFYSLPKGVDPMSVTEQQAIEIIEEKRKKDAEKLIKTFDENPDVKILNGRWGPYIEFGKLNVKIPKGKEPLQLTYEECKALADEAEKAPKKPAGKKFAKKK; encoded by the coding sequence ATGGCTAAAAATCTACTCATCGTCGAATCACCCGCTAAGGCCAAGACCATCGAAGGTTACCTCGGCAAAGACTTTACTGTAAAGTCGAGCTACGGTCACATCCGTGATCTTGTCAAATCAGAGGATGCTATCGACATTCCTAACAACTTCAAACAAAGATACGAGGTACCCGCCGATAAGAAGCAGGTGGTTAGCGAGTTAAAGAAATTAGCTAAGGAGGCCGAAATGGTTTGGCTTGCATCCGATGAGGACCGCGAGGGAGAGGCCATATCATGGCACTTGTTCGAGACTTTGGGTTTGAAGAATGACAAGACCAAGCGTATCGTATTTCACGAGATCACTAAGCCGGCTATATTAAAGGCGATCGACAACCCGCGAACGATCGACTATAATCTGGTGAACGCCCAACAGGCGCGCCGCGTACTGGACCGATTGGTCGGTTTCGAATTATCACCTGTTCTTTGGAAAAAAGTAAAGCCATCATTATCGGCGGGTCGTGTACAATCGGTAGCGGTAAGGCTGATCGTTGAGCGCGAGCGTGAGATCAATAAATTTACTGCGGAAGCCGCATTCAGAGTGGTGGCCATTTTTGGCAAAGGAAGAGATGCCTTTAAGGCTGAACTGCCGGAACGCTTCAGCAAAGAAGAAGACGCTCAGAAATTTTTACAAGATTGTGTAGACGCTGCCTTTACGGTCAAATCGTTAGACACGCGCCCTACTAAACGTTCTCCTGCTGCGCCATTCACTACATCAACCCTGCAGCAAGAAGCCAGTCGTAAGCTGGGTTTTTCGGTTTCGCGTACCATGTCGGTAGCGCAGCGCTTGTACGAGTCGGGTAAGATCACTTACATGCGTACCGATAGTGTGAACCTGTCTGACATGGCCTTGAACGCCGCTCAGCAGCAGATCACATCGGCCTATGGCGAAAAGTATCATCAGCTTAGAAAATACAAGACCAAGTCGGCCAGTGCGCAGGAAGCACACGAGGCGATCCGCCCTACTTACTTTAACGAACATACCATTGACGGTGAGAGTGCAGAGAAACGCCTTTACGAACTGATATGGAAGCGTGCGATCGCCTCGCAAATGAGCGAAGCGCAGTTCGAAAAAACCACCGCCAAGATCGACATCTCCACTCGTAAAGAGGACCTGGTCGCCAACGGTGAAGTAATGAAATTCGATGGCTTCCTAAAAGTGTACTTAGAATCGAACGACGACGAGGAAGATAACACCCAGGATGGCGACAACGCCATACTTCCACCGTTAACACAAGGTCAAGTGTTGTCCTTACAGGAAATGACCGCTACGGAACGTTATTCTCGCCCTCCTGCAAGATATACGGAAGCAAGCCTGGTGAAGAAGTTAGAAGAACTCGGCATAGGTCGTCCTTCTACCTACGCACCTACCATCTCAACGGTGCAGAACCGTGGTTACGTGGTAAAAGAGGACCGCGAAGGAAAGCAACGTAATTTCCGCGTGCTGACCTTAAAGGACAAAGCCATCAGGCAGGAGCAAAAGACCGAGAACACCGGCGCCGAGCGTGGCAAGCTGTTCCCGACCGATATAGGTGCGGTGGTGAACGACTTTTTAGTTCAACATTTTAACGGCATCGTTGATTTCCACTTTACCGCCAAGGTAGAAAAGCAATTTGACGAGATAGCCCAGGGCCTCACCGAATGGACCCAAATGTTGAATAGCTTTTACCACCCGTTCCATGAAGGTGTTGAGAGTACTATTCAAACCGCTGAAAAAGCCCGCGGCGAACGCGAGCTGGGCGTGCATCCGGAGAGTGGTAAAAAGATATCGGTACGTATAGGCCGTTTCGGTCCGTTCGTGCAGATCGGTGATACGGATACCGAGTCGGAAGAGAAGCCTCAGTATGCCAGTTTGCGTACCGGTCAAATGATCGAGACCATTACCCTCGAAGAAGCACTGGAATTGTTCAAGCTGCCTAAAAAGGTAGGTATTTTTGAAGAGAAAGATATGACCGTGGCCATTGGTAAATTCGGCCCGTACATTCGCCATAACAGCGCTTTTTACTCGTTACCCAAAGGTGTCGACCCCATGAGCGTGACCGAACAACAGGCCATCGAGATCATCGAGGAAAAGAGAAAGAAGGATGCCGAAAAGCTGATCAAGACCTTTGATGAGAACCCGGACGTGAAGATCTTGAACGGACGCTGGGGGCCATACATTGAATTCGGTAAGTTGAACGTTAAGATACCAAAAGGTAAAGAGCCGCTCCAACTCACTTATGAGGAGTGCAAGGCCTTGGCAGATGAGGCCGAAAAAGCACCAAAGAAACCCGCGGGTAAAAAATTTGCTAAAAAGAAATAA
- a CDS encoding glycosyltransferase family 2 protein, which translates to MPELSVVITVMNEEENIGPLIQEIRKSLPGLDYEVIFVDDGSEDQTRQQIVAHADERIKLVELRKNYGQSTAMTAGIDHATGDYIALLDGDLQNDPADIPSMLQKLKDEDWDVVAGNRANRQDGMFLRKIPSKIANALIRRMTGVYIKDYGCTLKIFRREIAEDLGLYGELHRFIPVLAKLQGARITQVDVRHHARMFGKSKYGLNRTFKVISDLILMVFFRKYIQKPMHLFGSIGFVSLFLGVLINLYLLVLKLMGHDIWGKPLLILGLILLLGGVQLITLGILAEVNVRTYFESQNKKTYQVRKIFNGREYVKPVTVGN; encoded by the coding sequence ATGCCCGAATTATCGGTTGTAATAACTGTGATGAACGAGGAGGAGAATATCGGTCCTCTTATACAAGAGATCAGGAAGTCTCTCCCCGGCCTGGATTATGAAGTGATATTTGTTGATGATGGTTCAGAGGACCAGACCCGCCAACAGATCGTAGCACACGCCGATGAACGCATCAAACTGGTAGAACTACGTAAAAATTACGGCCAAAGTACCGCCATGACCGCTGGTATCGATCATGCCACCGGCGATTACATAGCCTTGCTGGACGGCGACCTTCAGAACGACCCTGCCGACATTCCATCTATGCTTCAGAAATTGAAAGATGAAGACTGGGATGTAGTGGCCGGTAATCGGGCTAACCGCCAGGACGGCATGTTCCTTCGTAAAATACCCAGCAAGATCGCCAATGCCCTGATCAGGCGCATGACAGGCGTTTACATTAAAGATTATGGTTGTACGCTAAAGATCTTCAGACGCGAGATAGCCGAGGACCTTGGCCTTTATGGCGAACTACATCGTTTCATCCCTGTTCTGGCTAAATTGCAGGGCGCCCGTATCACTCAGGTAGATGTAAGGCATCATGCCCGCATGTTCGGTAAGTCCAAATATGGTTTGAATCGTACATTCAAGGTGATCAGCGACCTGATCCTGATGGTGTTCTTCCGTAAGTACATCCAAAAGCCTATGCACCTTTTCGGTAGCATCGGTTTTGTTTCGCTTTTCCTGGGTGTGCTGATCAACCTGTACCTATTGGTGTTAAAGCTGATGGGACACGACATATGGGGTAAGCCACTACTGATATTAGGCTTGATCTTGTTATTAGGTGGCGTACAACTCATCACGCTTGGTATACTGGCCGAGGTGAACGTACGTACTTACTTTGAATCGCAGAACAAGAAGACCTACCAGGTGCGCAAGATATTTAACGGAAGAGAGTATGTAAAACCTGTAACGGTCGGCAACTGA
- a CDS encoding GNAT family N-acetyltransferase has protein sequence MAITATQPVGSTPKQQGYRISTDKCLLDINAIYAFLTERSYWAKGLPLERLRRSIEHSICFGVYHHDTLCGFARVISDHATFAYICDVFVMEEHRGNGLSKWLMQTIRAHDELQGLRRWSLATADAHDLYKQYGFVPVSKPELWMEIYTPYEIPGGTHEQNEHQETHP, from the coding sequence ATGGCCATTACCGCTACACAACCGGTCGGTAGCACTCCGAAACAACAAGGCTACCGCATATCGACCGACAAATGCCTGCTTGATATTAACGCGATATACGCGTTCTTGACCGAGCGTTCATACTGGGCAAAAGGCTTGCCTCTGGAGCGTTTGCGCAGGTCCATCGAGCATTCAATATGCTTTGGCGTTTATCATCACGACACCTTATGCGGCTTTGCACGGGTGATCAGCGACCACGCTACTTTTGCTTACATCTGTGATGTATTTGTAATGGAAGAGCACCGCGGGAATGGCCTTTCTAAGTGGCTGATGCAAACTATTCGCGCTCATGATGAGTTACAAGGACTAAGGCGTTGGTCATTGGCCACGGCCGATGCACACGACCTTTACAAGCAATATGGCTTTGTACCGGTGAGCAAGCCGGAGCTGTGGATGGAGATCTATACACCTTATGAGATACCGGGAGGAACGCATGAACAAAATGAACATCAAGAGACTCATCCTTGA